The sequence TCCGCGCCAACGTTGCGCACCTGTGGCTCCCAGACCTCGCCAGGGCCGCCGACGCAGTGCGACACACCAGCCTAACTCTCCCTCCGGTAGGCCAGTGCGACCCCGCTCGGTCGCATATTCCTTCGGCCCTTACGCAACCGGCTCGGCCGATCAGCGCGTCTGTGATCTATCAGTCGTGGGGCGCGGTGGCCAGACCCCGTCGTTGCCGAAGGGCCGCCAGCTTCAGATACCGAAGCGCATCGCGCGCCGCGGTACCTTGAATTCGCCGCGTCAACCAATCAGGCAGTAGCGTGATCGACAAGTACACGGCGGTGCCAGCACCGACAACAAACGCGGCCAGATCGAATTCATCTGCCTTCAACTGAGTAAACCTCTCCACAGCTACAGCAGGCACACTTGAGATCAGTACTGTCGCCACGGCGAGTACGATCCCGTAGGCGGCCCGTGGTGATAAACGGACATCGCCGAGCTGTTGCGCCTCGAAGAGTGCAACGACCCGGTTGAAATCGATCTCCGGAAGATCTGCGAGAAGCTGGTCTGCAAATGCGAGATCTGGAAAGTCCGCTGTCGCCGCACGGAACAGGTCTGTCTTTCGTTCATCCTCGGTTCCGGCTGCCGCAATGCGGGCCTGGACTCCGGGATGCAGCCGAAGCATCAAAGGCTCCCAGTGTCTCGGCGTAGCGCGTGCTCGATTGACAACGCTTAGGGCGCGATCCTGCCACCTCGACACCCGGTCCCGCCGCATTGCCAGATCTCGTCTCATTCTCTGGAAACGCGTGATGAGCTCAAGGATGTCATCGAACTTCTCGTCGCTATGTGACGACATCGAACAACTCCGCATCTGAGATTTGAGTCCCACCGTCCGGGTGCCGCAGCGCCGCATCAATATCGCAGTGGCTGGAACGGCGCACGCCCCCGGTTGACTACTCGCGGGCAGCGCGGCGCAGATACCATCGGGGGACTGCCGTACCTGTCAGTGACCCTACCGTGTCCCGCGCTACAACGGCCCGAATGGTGACAGGCGCCTCGCTTCCCTTATCATAGCCGCAATCAGTAGGCCGCTCGCCAACGACCCAGATGGCTTGAGTAGTCTGCACCGCGTCTCGCATCTGCCAATCGGACCGCGTGAGCGGAGCTGCGCCGAAGGCCACCTTTTCATCGATGCGGACGCAGGTGCCCTTCACCGATACGGCAACCCCGACCCCGGCGGCCCCCGCGAGGATTTCGTGAACGTCGCGGGAGAGGGGCGTGCCCTCCGGTGTATCATGCGCTGGGCTGCCGATGCCTTGTGATCGTGCGCACGCGGCGAGAACGGCAGCCCCAAATGCAAGGATGAGTACTCTCATTTGGGCAACCTCATGCTTGTCAGGTCATGCAGCAGACGCGAGCGCACCTCCGGAGGGACGAGGTTCCTCCGCTCACGGTGCTGGCTGGCGCGCCGCTTAAGCGTCTCTCGCTGCGCGAGGGTAATGTCAGGTACATCCCGGTCACCTGCCGGCGGCAGCGCGCCTGCTATTCGTGGCGCGTACTGCAACGCAGGGGCAGCACCGAGCGGTGCGACACGGGCCAAAGGGGCATTTGAGATATCCCACGTGGCAACCGGCCGCATATCCGTGTAGACGTCGGCAAAGAGTCTCGTGAAGCTGAGGTTCTGATCGTCGAGCCAACTGGAAACCAAGCTCAGGCGCGGTCGGGTCGCAGTAGTATACAGCGGCGCGAATGCCGTCGTATAACCGAACCGCGAGTACACGTTGAGGAACGGCCGAAGATCGCCCGGGTCATCGTACAACCACGCGAAGAAGTAGTACTTGCCGCGAGCCACGAAGCGCTTTGCGGTCCACCCCTCGATGGGGAGCCCCGAGTCGTAGCTGTCAGGTGTGAACTGGCCATTTGCGCTTACCGTCCCGAGAAATGGCACGAAAATGTCCCAGTCATTGGCCACGCCAGTCGGCTCGAAGAGGACGAGGTCGATCTCCGCTCCCGCCTGGTAGTCTGCGCTACTCCAGACGAGATATGCCTGTAAGGGGTTCACGCCAAGGTCGACCGTTGGCACCCGCGACGCCGCAGCGAGGAACGTTCCGAGGAAGGCTGTCCAGGGCTCGGAGGGGAACTGGCCTTGATACGCACCCAGGCTCGACTCACCGGCGTTGGGCAGCGCATCGCTCGCCGCGCCGCTGGGCCACAGGATCATGAGTCCGCGGGAACGTCGCACGTCGTTGGCCGAACTCGAACTCCCGTTGCGGAAGCGGTTCCTGAGAAGGAAACTCGGATCGACAAGCGCCGCCCGCACCGCGTCGATGCGCGCCGTGAGAGTGGGATCGGTGCTGCGGCGTCGGAGCGAATCCACCGCATCACCGAGGTCGCGAAGGAATTCCGATTCGAAGTTCTGCGCGCTGCCGACTGCCTGCGCGATGGTGGTAGCCGCTGCGGGGAGGCGCCCCCTCAGGTCGTCCGCCAGCGCTCCGGTCGCGGCCACGAGAGCATCGGATCGCTCGATGTTCACTGCCGACTTCGTAAGTGATGGCCGGAGGTTTGTGTTGTATCCGTTGAAGAACGCGTCAACCAGGTTGGCTGCCACCTGCGTGGTGCTTGCCGTTGCATTCTGCTGCAACGCCAGCAGGGTCTGTCGGTAGTCGTTCCCTTCCCCAGGGACGACCTCCTCTGAAAACACGGCCGTTCGCGCCACGCCTCGGAGCGCGACAACCGTCTCGTAAGCCGCCATCAGACACATATCGAAGTCGACGATGTCGATCGGGGTTGCGCCTGAGAGCGCGGAGCGGAGCTCCGCGAGGGACATCAGGCGGCCCGGGCGAGTCGTCTCATCAGCGAGAAGCCCGCCTGGCCCGTTTCCGTGGTTCCACAGGACGAGGAGGTATCGCTTGGCCGGTGCCGTCTGCTTGGCCCAATCGATAAAGCTCCGGAGTTCCTGTGGACTCGTCATGTCGCGGTCACCGATGTCCGTGGCAAGACCGTTCGGACCGGGCACTGATGGCGCGGTTCCGGCAGTAGGAATCACATAGCGAAAGGTGTTCCAGTTGGGCCGGTTGATCTGCCCTGGGCTCGTGGCACCGGCGTCCTTCAGCCAGCTGGGGCTGTACTCGGCCTGTACCACAACCTTGACAGTGGAAGTGGAGCCGCGCACCTCCATCTCGTCCAGATCCTGCACCCCGGGCAGCGCGAGGTTGTTATCGGCCGCGAGGAACACCATGACCGTCCATTCTGCCAGTTGCGGCGTGACGCTGAGGATCGCGGACCCGCTGACGCCCTCGCTCGTAGCCATGATCGTCGCGGTCCCCACAGCTCCAGCTGTCACTAAGCCGCTCCCGTCCACGCTCGCGACGCTCGCCGCATTCGTCGTGAACGTGACGGTACGTCCGGTGAGGATGTTACCAGCTGCGTCCTTCAGCACGACCGATGCTTGGGTGGTGGTGCCCACACTAATGCTCGATGCCGGCAGTGAGAGGGCTACAGATGCGACCGGCGGCGGAATGACGGTGAGTGTGACGGCAGCCGACTTTCCCTCGCTCGTCGCGGTGATCTGTGCCTGCCCGGCCGCTACGGCGGTCACGAGGCCTGCACCGTTCACCGTGGCCACCGCCGCGTTCGAACTCGCCCACGTTACCTGCCGACCGGTGAGGGTGTTCCCGGCCGCGTCCCTGAGCACGACTGTGGCCTGCGTCGTCTGCCCTGGCTGTAGCGACGTAACACCTAGCGTTGCCGTAACTGTACTGACGGGTGGGAGTCGCACCGAGAGCGTCGCGCTTCCCGACTTGCCGTCTACCGATGCGGTGATGGCGATGTTGTCGCCGACC comes from Gemmatimonadota bacterium and encodes:
- a CDS encoding Ig-like domain-containing protein — its product is MSGCQDGWRKLATAACIALGTWSCGGGGSDGGVTPPPPPPVVSAVEVSPATATVEVGATLQLNAVAKASDGTTLARTFTWSSSEPTRASVSGSGLVTAVAVGDNIAITASVDGKSGSATLSVRLPPVSTVTATLGVTSLQPGQTTQATVVLRDAAGNTLTGRQVTWASSNAAVATVNGAGLVTAVAAGQAQITATSEGKSAAVTLTVIPPPVASVALSLPASSISVGTTTQASVVLKDAAGNILTGRTVTFTTNAASVASVDGSGLVTAGAVGTATIMATSEGVSGSAILSVTPQLAEWTVMVFLAADNNLALPGVQDLDEMEVRGSTSTVKVVVQAEYSPSWLKDAGATSPGQINRPNWNTFRYVIPTAGTAPSVPGPNGLATDIGDRDMTSPQELRSFIDWAKQTAPAKRYLLVLWNHGNGPGGLLADETTRPGRLMSLAELRSALSGATPIDIVDFDMCLMAAYETVVALRGVARTAVFSEEVVPGEGNDYRQTLLALQQNATASTTQVAANLVDAFFNGYNTNLRPSLTKSAVNIERSDALVAATGALADDLRGRLPAAATTIAQAVGSAQNFESEFLRDLGDAVDSLRRRSTDPTLTARIDAVRAALVDPSFLLRNRFRNGSSSSANDVRRSRGLMILWPSGAASDALPNAGESSLGAYQGQFPSEPWTAFLGTFLAAASRVPTVDLGVNPLQAYLVWSSADYQAGAEIDLVLFEPTGVANDWDIFVPFLGTVSANGQFTPDSYDSGLPIEGWTAKRFVARGKYYFFAWLYDDPGDLRPFLNVYSRFGYTTAFAPLYTTATRPRLSLVSSWLDDQNLSFTRLFADVYTDMRPVATWDISNAPLARVAPLGAAPALQYAPRIAGALPPAGDRDVPDITLAQRETLKRRASQHRERRNLVPPEVRSRLLHDLTSMRLPK